Proteins from one Drosophila gunungcola strain Sukarami chromosome 2R unlocalized genomic scaffold, Dgunungcola_SK_2 000012F, whole genome shotgun sequence genomic window:
- the LOC128255916 gene encoding LOW QUALITY PROTEIN: probable cytochrome P450 6u1 (The sequence of the model RefSeq protein was modified relative to this genomic sequence to represent the inferred CDS: deleted 1 base in 1 codon) encodes MDLLHRVLLTALGAFSVFYALVKISLGYWKRRGILHEKPKFLWGNIKGVLNGKRHVQDALHDIYAGYKGRAPFVGFYACLKPFILVLDLKLVHQIVFTDAGHFTSRGLYSNPSGEPLSANLLQLDGHKWRALHAKSAEVFTPANVHKLLARLTQISSRIQSDLGRESLQTRNISELVAAYSVDVMASMAFGLAGQDHQEFAKWTRNYWADFKLWQAYLALEFPLIARLLQYKSYAEPATAYFQKVALSQLQAQRRRDRQPLQTFLQLYSNADQPLDDVVIASQAFGFLLAGLAPLNAALGFCLYELARQPELQDRTRLEIKRTLDQHGGQVTAECLRELRYAKQVLNETLRLHTPYPFLVRRATKEFELPGSVFVIARGNGVLIPTAAIHRDPEIYEEPERFDPDRFEEEAKRSRPPAAFLPFGDGLRGCIAARFAEQQLLVGLVELLKGHRYAPCAETTIPMEYDNRRLLLMPKSDIKLSVERID; translated from the exons ATGGATCTGCTGCATCGCGTCCTGCTCACCGCCTTGGGGGCGTTCTCCGTGTTCTATGCCCTGGTCAAGATCAGCCTGGGCTACTGGAAGCGACGCGGCATCCTGCACGAGAAGCCCAAGTTCCTGTGGGGCAACATCAAGGGCGTGTTGAACGGCAAGCGGCATGTTCAGGACGCCCTGCACGACATCTACGCCGGGTACAAGGGCAGGGCGCCCTTTGTGGGCTTCTACGCCTGCCTCAAACCCTTCATCCTGGTGCTGGACCTCAAGCTAGTCCACCAAATAGTCTTCACCGATGCGGGGCACTTCACCTCGCGAGGCCTCTACAGCAATCCCAGTGGTGAGCCGCTGTCGGCCAATCTCCTGCAGCTGGATGGTCACAAATGGCGCGCCCTGCACGCCAAATCCGCAGAGGTTTTCACTCCGGCCAACGTGCACAAGCTGTTGGCCAGGTTAACACAAATCTCCTCGAGAATTCAAAGCGACCTGGGCAGGGAGAGCCTGCAAACCCGAAACATAAGCGAATTAGTGGCCGCCTACAGCGTGGATGTGATGGCTTCAATGGCCTTCGGATTGGCAGGCCAGGATCACCAGGAGTTTGCCAAGTGGACGCGTAACTACTGGGCCGACTTTAAGCTTTGGCAGGCGTACCTGGCGCTGGAGTTCCCGCTCATCGCTCGCCTGCTGCAGTACAAAAGCTATGCGGAGCCA GCCACGGCCTACTTTCAAAAGGTGGCCCTGTCCCAGTTGCAGGCGCAACGGCGGAGGGACCGCCAGCCGCTTCAGACGTTTCTGCAGCTGTACTCCAACGCTGACCAGCCGCTCGACGACGTCGTGATCGCGTCCCAGGCCTTTGGCTTCCTGCTGGCGGGCTTGGCTCCTCTGAACGCCGCTCTGGGATTTTGTCTCTACGAGCTGGCCCGCCAGCCGGAGCTGCAGGATCGAACCAGACTCGAGATTAAGAGGACGCTGGACCAGCACGGCGGCCAAGTGACGGCGGAGTGCCTCAGGGAGCTGCGGTACGCGAAGCAAGTCCTAAATG AAACGCTTCGTCTGCACACGCCGTATCCCTTCCTTGTGCGCCGCGCTACCAAAGAATTCGAGCTGCCCGGTTCGGTGTTCGTCATTGCAAGGGGCAATGGGGTGCTGATTCCTACGGCGGCCATACACAGAGATCCGGAGATATACGAGGAACCCGAGCGCTTCGATCCGGATCGATTCGAGGAGGAGGCCAAGCGGTCCCGGCCGCCGGCTGCCTTCCTGCCCTTCGGCGACGGTCTGCGAGGATGCATTGCCGCTCGCTTCgcggagcagcagctgctggtgGGTCTGGTCGAGCTGCTCAAGGGCCACAGATACGCCCCCTGCGCGGAGACCACGATTCCCATGGAGTACGACAACCGGAGACTGCTCTTGATGCCCAAGTCGGACATCAAACTCAGCGTGGAACGGATTGACTAG